The window CGTTCTAATTCCTGACTCAGTTGCGTGGCGAGTTTGTCGAGGGTTTTTTCGGTGGCGTGGCTGCTGGGGACGGTTTCTGCTGCTAGCGCAAACACACGCTGCCGCAATTGTTCAGGATCGAGGGGACTGATCGCTTCAAAGGTGCAAAAGCTGCTTTTGAGAAGGTGCGCGAGTCCGCGTTTGAGCCCGTAGTCGGGACTGTCGCCTTCGAGTTCGAGGAGTTGCCGGTCGAGTTCTCCTTGCGTCGCACCCTGGCAGTCTTGGAAACAAGTGATAATTTCTAAGGCGATTGCCAGATGTTTAGAATCAATTTTAAGGCATTTGGGAACGATGGTTTCGCCCTGAAGCCGGTGCATCAATAAATCAGTTGGGAGCATGAAAAATTATTCATCACTTTTAACTTTTTAATTGTGCCTGATCTCCTCACACTCCTGGGAATTATATCAACTATTTTTTTGTTGTAAAAATTACAAAAGAAGAGGCCGGCATTGTGCCGGCCCTACAGATAAATTTGCTGGGAGTTTTGCCAAAAATTTGCAATGGCCGGCGATACTGTCTGACTCTATGCCGGTTGTGGCTTTGTTGGCAGCGCTGTTCGCAGGCTCCATAAGCCGACAGCAATCCCGCCAACCAAGACTGCACCCGTCACAAAACAGACGCTATAGCCAAAGGTTTTGGCCAGCCAGCCACTCATAAAACTACCCACAACGGTAGAAATACCAATCATCGCGTTATACACGCCAAGGGCTGTGCCTTCTTGACCTTTGGGAGTAAGGTTGGCAATGGTTGTCATGCTAGATAAGTTAATCGCTGCCCAAGTAATGCCGGTTAGCAGGTGAGTTAGCCCAACGATGATCAAGCTTGCCGGTGTCGGTTGCATGAACGCGACTGTGGCAAAAATGAGAAAAATTAAAACCCGCAACCCTGTCGCTACAGCTTGCAGCGTTACGCCGTTTCGGTGTTTGATAAATCTGCCGGCGGGAATGTAGAAAAATGTTTCCACGATGGCTTTGCTAACGGTAATTAAAAGTACCTGAGTATTGGTTGCCTTTAATACATCCGTCAGAAAAATCGGGAAAGGAACAAATACGATTTGAATGGCAAAGAAAAAAGAAATAGAACACAAATAATAAAGTATCAAAGGACTCTCTAGCAATTGCGAAGTTTGACGCAAAATCCCTGGATGCAGGATAAAATAAATCATCCGGGACGAGTAAATCCGCGCCCTTTCTTCAATTACGCCGACTGCGAGACGTCCGCGTAGTTGGGGTTGAAAGTGCCGACGGGAACGGGCATTTTTCGGTTCTTTCACCCAGTACAGGCATAAAATTAAACTCAGGGAAGCAAAGCCGCCGGCGAATAGTAATAAAGCCCGCATTGAGCCGGTAACGCCCCAATATTGAGGCATCAACGCCAGCCAAGCTGCACCGAGTACAACCCCTGCGACAAAACTCCAACCGCTAATTTCATAGAAGCGGCTGAAAGATTCTGCCCTCTCATCTTCTGGCACACTATCTAATACTAAAGCTGAAGCAACAGGTGTCACGGCTGCCATCAAAAATCCGACTAGAAAACTCCAGAGCAGAATGTGTGAAACGTTTTGCTCTAAAGCGATGAGGCAAGTAAAAACGGCAAACCCAAGAAACCCAATGGTTAAAAAAGGGCGGCGGCGTTTCATCATGTCAGAAAGGTTGCCCCAAAAAATGAAAGCCACGACGCCGGCAAGGGAGATAATGGAGTGAATGTTTCCGACATCCGCGACACTCCCGCCGGCAACCTGCACGATGAATAAAGGCAACAAGGTGATGAGCAAACCTTCGCCTAACTTGTAGGGAACGAAAGCAAAAAACCAAAGAGGAACCGATAGATGCGAGCGCATGGAAAGTATCAATCCTTGTCTTGTTAACATAATTTTCCCTTTAGTCGGTGATTCAGCAGTTTGCTTCGTTAGGAAATATGGGTTTAATTGCAGAGGCTGCTAAATTTCGTTTTTATGGCAAATAAAGAAAATAGAAAAGCACGCTTTCAGCGATTTTTAAATTTTACGCTCACAATTCTAGTTCATCCGGGATTTTGTATCCAATTTGACGCGTTTTTTTATACTGAATTTGTCAAGTTTTTTATCAACTATCTAAACCCATATTTTTACAGGCTTTCAAAAAAATATGAGGGTTATAAAATTAGAGATATAGGCAAATGCACGCAGATAATTCTAAACAGTATCTACGTGCATCTGCGTGTATCTGCGGTTAAAAAACAATCAAGCGCTAGCGGAAACAGGCAAGACGTTTCTGTGCTAAATCCCGCTCTGCGACGTTTTGAATATTTTGAGTGACTTGTAAAGCTCTGTCATATTGCTTGGCTTCAGCATATTTAATGGCAATTGTTTCATAGAGGCTGGCTCTGTCAAATTCATCCTCAACTTGAATACTCTCTGTAACGTTCATTATTTGAGATTCCGGGCCGGCAATTGTACCTGTGACTGCAATAGCTTGAGCTAAAACTTCGTCAACTCGCTCTGTTTGGCCGGCTTCGATATGTTTATCAGCTAGTAAAAGCAGGATTCGGGCGTGCGCTTGCGGATTGTTGACTAGAGAATTAGCCGAGGAAATGGCAGCACTGTACTGTCCAGATTGAATTGCTGCTTGGGCTATCTCTTGCAACTTGTTGTTTTTGTGATCCTCAATGCTGATTGCTTTCACAAACGGCAAGGCAAGTTCGTATTGTTCAGCTCGAATCAATTGGTGAGAAATGCCGGTTAAAAGATTCGTATTTTCATTGACTTTCTGTGAGGCTTCTAAGGCTTGTGCTATAATAATTTCAGCATTTTTTTGTTGGCCGGCTTTGGATGTTTCCAAGCCAATAGCAGCAAGGGCGTAACTTTTCTGCTCGGCATCTGCAATCGCATTTGCCTCTTGCAGTGTTTGGGATAGTAGCGCAGAATTTTGAGACTGAAGCGCAATTGCAGCTATAATTTGAAATTGATAAAAAGGCGAATAACTGACAAGACTGCGAGCAACTTGCACTGCTTTGTCTGATTGGCCGGTTTTGGCATAAGCAAGTGCAACTTGATATAAAGTTGGTTCTTTTAATTCATAGCCAACGGAATTTGGAATAATTTGAATGGCTCGCAAAGCAATATCATAATTTCCAGCTTCTAGGGCTTGCAGAGAAAGTTCTCGTAAATTTCCTGCTTGTTGCATACTATCTGGCAAGTCTAGGGAATTCCCGGCTTGTTTAAAGACCTCCCCTAGTTTTTCACCGGCTAGAATGGCATAGTTGTAGAAACCGGCTTTGGTGTAGTTGCGAAGCATCTCCCCACTGACATCTAGTTTTTGACGGACATCCTTAATTTCTGCGACTGAATTAAATGCTTGATTTGCAACTTGGGAGGCTTTTTCCGATTGCCCCATTTTGGCGTATTGCAGCGCAATAGAACCCAATGCTCTCGCTTTTAGTTGAGGTTCGCTAATGGCTTGAACTCCCGTCAAGGCTGCATCCGGTTCGCCGGCTTGTGCGTATTGAATCACAATCTCTGAAACTAACGCTGCCTTATTGTATGGCTGAGATTCAGTTTGAGCCACTTTCAACGCTTGCGAAAAAATTTCAAATCCCCCATCTTTGTTACCGCTTTTAACAGAAGTTGTGGCAATATTCGTTAAAGCTTTTGCCTGTACTTGAATGGGTTTGATGGTTGTAGCAAGTTGGGTGGCTTGCCGTAACTGTCCATTTTTGGCATACTGGCTAGCGATGCCGGCTAAAGCAGTTCCTTGATAATACTCAGCATCCGTTATTTGTTCGGCAACTTCAATCGCTTTTGTATAGTTGCCGGCTTGGGCATAAGAAAGGGCGATTGGCTCTAAAGTCCACGCTTTTTGATTGCTATCAGTATATTCAATTGATTGCGAGACTTGCAGTGCTTGAGAAAGAATTGGTGTCGCTTTATCAAACTCATTCACTGCCACATAGGCTTTAGCAATCGCTGTAAGTGCTTTGGTTTTAGACTCAGCACCCTGAATTGTTTTTTCGCTTTGTAGTGCTTGAGAAATCAGTTCAGACGCTTGTGATGTCTGTCCAATTTGGGCGTAGAAGCCGGCAAGAGAACTCAAAGCATTTGTTTTTACCAAACTAGAGCCGGCGCTCAAACTTTGCGTTAATTGCAGTGCCGGTGATAAAAGCGTTTGCGCTCTTTCTTTTTTCCCGCTTTCCTCGTATCGCTCAAGTATTTGACTTAAGACGCCCGGTTGATTGTTAGAGCCGGCAACAATTTCTTCAAGGAAACTAGCTGTAATTTGCTCGTCTGTTAAGTTTTGGAGGCTTTTAAAGGCTTGAAGAAGCGTTTCCTCGGCTTTCTCAGTCTGCTCTATATAAGCCTGCTGCTGAAACTGCTCCAGCAACTGTCGAACTCGTCCCGAAGCTTTTTGATTTTTATCTACTTGACACTCGCTACTTACTTGGGTTTGAGCTAGCTTAATATTCGCTGAACTCTCAACTCTAGAAGTTTGAAAAGCTTGACTAAAATTGCCCAGGAAAAAGAAACCTCCCAAGCAACTAGCACTCACCAGCAACCACAGCTTTTTCATCTCTGTAACAACTATCACTTACCTTAAAAGATTCACCAGAAGCTACTCAGGTTCCTGATAATTTTCTTTCTATCTTCGTCTGGAAAAAAATTACTCCTCTGTTCCCTCGTTATCCTGCTCCTTTGCCTCCTCACCCCATTTTTCCTTCGACTCAGCCGCACGCTTAGAAACTCGCTTAGAAACGCCATACAGAGGCGTTGGTGCTTCAGGGGATATAGAAGGATCAGTTTTAGGGGAAGGCAAAATTTCTAGCTGCCGGTATTTCTTCTCATCCTTCTTAGCCTTTTTCTCCAAGGGTTCTTCACGTTTGTGCGGTTCATATTTATTCTCTCCTCGGCGGCGCTGAGACGTTCCTTCCTCAGCCGTATCTTCCGCTATAACTTCATATAAAATTGCGACTTTATCCCGATCCGTTCCCCTTCGCAAAACTCGCCCTAACCGTTGAATATACTCGCGCTGAGAACCTGTCCCCGATAGCAAGATGGCAACTTTAGCATCTGGCACATCAACACCCTCATTTAAAACATGAGAGGCTACTAAAGCTTTATATTCACCGGCTTTAAATCGGGTGAGGATTTCATGGCGTTCTTTAACAGGTGTTTGATGGGTGAGCGCGGGAATTAGAAATTCCTGAGAAATGCGGTAAACCGTGGCATTATCTGCCGTGAAAATTAAGATACGTTCCGGGTAATGTTGGGCTAATAAATCTGCCAGAATTCGCAATTTTCCGCCCGTTCCGAGAGCGATATCTTTGGCTTGCCGGTGGGCTAACATGGCGCGTCTTCCTGCCGGCGATCTGCAACTGGCTTGCACAAATAGCTGCCAGCCTTTGATACTGCCGAGGGAAATATTGGATTCCCGCAAAAATTCGTTGCGAGTTTTAATCAGTTCCGTATATTGATCACGCTCTAGTTTAGAAAGTTTGACTTTAATCTGTACAATTTCATGGTTAGCAAGTGCGCCGCCGGCAAGTTCTTCTGCCGTCTTGCGATAAATTTCTGGGCCGATTAAAGTATTTAAATCGGAATGCTTCCCATCTGTGCGCTCTGGGGTTGCAGTCAATCCCAGCCGGTAGGGGGCGATCGCATACTCTGCAATCACGCGGTTGAAGTCGGTGGGCAAGTGATGACACTCATCAAACACAATCAGGGCGTAGCGGTTGCCCAAAGTTTCTGCATGAATGGCGGCGCTGTCGTAAGTTGCAACAAGAATCGGGGTGCGATCGCGTGAACCTCCCCCCAGCAATCCCACTTCCACATCTGGGAAAGCTGCCTCTAAATGTGCATACCATTGGTGCATCAAATCTAGCGTGGGAACCACAACCAAGGTGCTGCGGGGGGTGGCTTGCATTGCCAGTTGCGCCAAATAAGTTTTACCGGCAGCCGTCGGCAATACCACCACCCCGCAACGTCCCGCCTGCTTCCACGCTAGCAACGCTTCACTTTGATGGGCGTAAGGTTCCATTTCCATACTGGCATTGAGTTCCAGCGGTTCAAATGCCTTGGCTTCGTCGCTGATTTGGGTGCCTTCGGCTTGCAGCGCTTCCATGAGAGGGCGGTAGTCGATGGCGGGGATGCGAAATTTCTCAACGCGATCATCCCACGTTGCAAATTCCACCCAGGCTTTACCTCTTGGGGGTGGGTGCAAAATGAGTGTGCCGCGATCAAATGTAATGGTAGATGTACGCGCCATCAGTTGGTTTAGTTGCCGGTTCCCCGTTATTTTAAGGGAGTCTGAGCTGATTTGCAGGCGCACAGTTTAGGCTGTGTGCAAACCGGCTGCTATTCCTTGGGGAGTAGATTGCACATCTGTTGAAAAATTTTGAGCTTTTTTTTAATAACTGCGTTACAAAAGTATAGAGTACCTTAATAAAAGTACAAAATAGCCATGATCGATGTAAGCTGGGAGTTTAGGCTACGGCGACTGGCAACAATATTGTCTGTCGCAATTTTGACACTGGCGCTAATGGCGGCAATTACGGGCGGGCTTTTGGCGTTTTATTACCAACCGAGTGCCGGTGGTGCTTATAATTCGCTGGAAACTATCACCAATGAAGTTCCGTTTGGTTGGCTAATTCGGAGTGTGCATAATATTGCCGGTAATGGATTAGTTGGGCTGGGATTAATTCAAATTGTGGTGATGTTTCTGGGTGAAAAGTTTCGCCGCAGTTGGATTGCCGGTTGGATTAGCAATATTTTGCTCGTTTTGACGGCAATTGGTTTAGGTTGGACTGCAATGCTTTTAGATTGGAGTCAGGAAGGTTTCTGGCGTTTCCGCATTGAGGTGGCAACGATTGAGGCGATTCCTTTAATAGGCTCCCAATTAGTTGCAATTTTAACAGGTGGTAGCGGGGTGAGTACGGTGACTGTGCAACATTTATATGCCCTACACAGTTACGCCTTGCCATTGGGTGCAATCGCTTTGGCAACTGTGCATTTAATCAGTCTGTTGATGTTGCAGCAACAGGAAAGAAGGGAAAAGCAAAACGAACTGCTTGAGGCAAATAGTTAGCCGGTTGTTTTGAAGAAAAAATGTGTTTGGCTTTAAAGGCAATTCTTCTGTGCCGATTTATTTTTAGGAGAATTGCCTTTACTATCTTTAAGCCAAAGAAGTTTATTATAAAGAAATAACGATCAAATAATTATCAAATCGCAAATATTTTACTGATATGACTTGGGGACAATGTCAATTTACGGAATAAACAAGCTTTAGTGATATCTAAAATTAATGCCGGCAGAAATTTTCCCCTATTCTCAACCTTATAATTGCTCTGGATCAATCCCCAGCGAACGCAACCTTTCTTCTAACGCTTGCGCCCTAAGTCGTTCCTGTTCTAACAACGTTTGCGTCTGCTCAAGTTGCTGCTGCACTACCTGCTTTTGTTGCCGTTCCTGTTCAGTTCGTTCTTCTGACCATAACAGCAGATTTCCTTCAGCATCCCACCAACGTAACCAATGGCCGGTTCTCAGTTCGTGGCTACCTTCCCAAACTCCTAAAAATAAGTCTAAACCTGGAATCCAATAACGCCCCGGCTCATTCGGTTTTTGGGTTTTATAGTGCCCAGATTCTAGAGCATAAACCTCAATGCGACCTGTATCTGGTCGGAAAATCACATAGATGGGAACTTGAATAACTTGTTCATAAAAGAACCATTTGCCCACACTTTCAGTAAACTCAACAGAATATTCTTCACCGTAAGTTGCTGATAGAAACTCCATCACGACTTGCGGGATCGTTCCTTGTGTGTGCGGTGTGTAGCTGCGACGGGGTTTGCTTGACTGCCAAGGCTGCACCGGCTTCACATACATCCAGTCTGGTGCTTTGCAGATCATTCGCTCGTCTATCGCCGCACACAAGGCAAAATTAGACACGATCAGCGCTTCTTGCGATAACTCAGGCAAGAAGCTCAAAGGTTGACTCAGTGCCGCTGCAATTAAGGGCTGGTCGGTATTTTCCACAGGATCGTCAGGCAGGATAAAATCATCGGGCAGTAAGGGCCAGGTAATTGATAGTTGGTGGACGGGTTTTTGAGTGACGGCAGACATAATTTAACCTCATCCTGGTGCCGGCTTAAAATGTTATATATATCTTAAACCGTTTTCTATTATTAAGCCTCATTTCCCACAAGTGGCACCACAGAAATTAATTCAGAAAAGCGGTTAAAATCTGCAACATGGTGCGTGAGTAATTGACCAATTCCATAAACTAACATCGTGGCAACAATATTCGCATCGTGTACTTGCCGGCCACCGACAGGTATTTCCTCCATCAGCCTTAAAAGTTGTTCCGTTACCTCTGCATTATCTTCAGCCACGCGAAATTGAGTTTGAAATAGGCGAACATCCTCAATCAATACCTCAATAGGATGGACATTAGTAAATTGCTGAGGACGAGTCAGGGTGGCTAAATATTCCCGCAATACCTGCCGGCTGATCCATAACTCGCTGCCAGCATCATAAAGGCGTTGAATCGCCTGTAGCGCAACTTCGTGAAACGGAGACTCTTCAACATTCGCGTACACTAGAATGTTGGTGTCGAGAAAAAATATAGCGTTATTTTCCATCATCACCATAAATATCCTCACGTCTCAGGGAAAGGTCAGCCGGCCAAGCGCCGTAACTGCGTACTGGGAAGTTTAGCGGGGGACGTTCTTTTTTTGTTGCCGGCACTTCATTCACCGGCTTTTCATCAATTACTAGCACCACGTGATGCTCACCTGGGGTAATATCTGGAGGTAACTGCACCGTCATTTGGCGATTTTCTGTGACTGTAGCAACCGTTTCAATCATTTTCATAACATTATTTCGATTTCTAACTATGACATAATTATCTTATCTTGAAATTCTGGCATTTTGTGGAGTGGTGCCGGCACCCACTGCTTATTACTCAATGCTGTAGTAAACTTTATTCAGCATTGAAAAAAACTATGCAAAAAGATAACGAAATTGCTGTTGAATTCCGGGAGGTGAGTTACACCGTTAACCACCGGAAACTGGTGTCAGATTTAAATTTCACCGTCCGTCAAGGAGAAGCGCTGGTACTTTTGGGACGCAGCGGCAGCGGCAAAACTACCACGATGAAACTGATTAATCACCTGCTGATACCCACCAGTGGTGAAGTTTTGGTGCAAGGTAAACCCACAACTGAATGGAACCCGATTCAACTGCGTCGGCGTATCGGTTATGTGATTCAAGAAATCGGGTTATTTCCCCATTTCACAGTTGAGAAAAATGTCGG of the Microcoleus sp. FACHB-68 genome contains:
- a CDS encoding type II toxin-antitoxin system VapC family toxin yields the protein MMENNAIFFLDTNILVYANVEESPFHEVALQAIQRLYDAGSELWISRQVLREYLATLTRPQQFTNVHPIEVLIEDVRLFQTQFRVAEDNAEVTEQLLRLMEEIPVGGRQVHDANIVATMLVYGIGQLLTHHVADFNRFSELISVVPLVGNEA
- a CDS encoding MFS transporter, translating into MLTRQGLILSMRSHLSVPLWFFAFVPYKLGEGLLITLLPLFIVQVAGGSVADVGNIHSIISLAGVVAFIFWGNLSDMMKRRRPFLTIGFLGFAVFTCLIALEQNVSHILLWSFLVGFLMAAVTPVASALVLDSVPEDERAESFSRFYEISGWSFVAGVVLGAAWLALMPQYWGVTGSMRALLLFAGGFASLSLILCLYWVKEPKNARSRRHFQPQLRGRLAVGVIEERARIYSSRMIYFILHPGILRQTSQLLESPLILYYLCSISFFFAIQIVFVPFPIFLTDVLKATNTQVLLITVSKAIVETFFYIPAGRFIKHRNGVTLQAVATGLRVLIFLIFATVAFMQPTPASLIIVGLTHLLTGITWAAINLSSMTTIANLTPKGQEGTALGVYNAMIGISTVVGSFMSGWLAKTFGYSVCFVTGAVLVGGIAVGLWSLRTALPTKPQPA
- a CDS encoding Uma2 family endonuclease → MSAVTQKPVHQLSITWPLLPDDFILPDDPVENTDQPLIAAALSQPLSFLPELSQEALIVSNFALCAAIDERMICKAPDWMYVKPVQPWQSSKPRRSYTPHTQGTIPQVVMEFLSATYGEEYSVEFTESVGKWFFYEQVIQVPIYVIFRPDTGRIEVYALESGHYKTQKPNEPGRYWIPGLDLFLGVWEGSHELRTGHWLRWWDAEGNLLLWSEERTEQERQQKQVVQQQLEQTQTLLEQERLRAQALEERLRSLGIDPEQL
- a CDS encoding cytochrome b N-terminal domain-containing protein; its protein translation is MIDVSWEFRLRRLATILSVAILTLALMAAITGGLLAFYYQPSAGGAYNSLETITNEVPFGWLIRSVHNIAGNGLVGLGLIQIVVMFLGEKFRRSWIAGWISNILLVLTAIGLGWTAMLLDWSQEGFWRFRIEVATIEAIPLIGSQLVAILTGGSGVSTVTVQHLYALHSYALPLGAIALATVHLISLLMLQQQERREKQNELLEANS
- a CDS encoding DEAD/DEAH box helicase family protein, which produces MARTSTITFDRGTLILHPPPRGKAWVEFATWDDRVEKFRIPAIDYRPLMEALQAEGTQISDEAKAFEPLELNASMEMEPYAHQSEALLAWKQAGRCGVVVLPTAAGKTYLAQLAMQATPRSTLVVVPTLDLMHQWYAHLEAAFPDVEVGLLGGGSRDRTPILVATYDSAAIHAETLGNRYALIVFDECHHLPTDFNRVIAEYAIAPYRLGLTATPERTDGKHSDLNTLIGPEIYRKTAEELAGGALANHEIVQIKVKLSKLERDQYTELIKTRNEFLRESNISLGSIKGWQLFVQASCRSPAGRRAMLAHRQAKDIALGTGGKLRILADLLAQHYPERILIFTADNATVYRISQEFLIPALTHQTPVKERHEILTRFKAGEYKALVASHVLNEGVDVPDAKVAILLSGTGSQREYIQRLGRVLRRGTDRDKVAILYEVIAEDTAEEGTSQRRRGENKYEPHKREEPLEKKAKKDEKKYRQLEILPSPKTDPSISPEAPTPLYGVSKRVSKRAAESKEKWGEEAKEQDNEGTEE